The sequence TGATGCCTTTCCTGTGTTTTCAAATGATGGGAAAAAATTAGCCTTTTCTTCTAACAGAAATAACGGTGGCGGACGTGATACTAATCTTTTTATTGCTGAATGGCAAGACTGAAAGGATTAACCATTGTCGATTTCTTAATTACGAGTTTTGAATAAAATTAAATGATTTGTGAAGTTCTTAAAACTCAATAAAATTCCTCTTTTATTTGCGATAGTTTCCATCGCGTTTTACATCAGTTTTGGGTATGATTTGGAGCGAAGTCATTTTGTGAGACTCATTTCGCTTTACTCAGCTTTATTTTTTATTGCTTATCTTTTTATTGAAAAATTCTTCCCGAAGCATCGGGAAAATTTTTGGTTTTTAGCAAGTTTGGGGATTGTCCTTCGATTAATTTTCATTCCTGCAATTCCAAATCTTTCCCAGGATTTCTATCGATTTTTATGGGATGGAAGATTGCTGGCGCAAGGAATAAGTCCGTATGTTTTTACACCAGAAATATATTTTAAAGAAGTTTCCGAATCACTTGGAGTAATAGTTTCTCAGGCAAATGAACTTTATGAAGGAATGGGTGCACTAAATGCCAGCCATTTCAGCAATTATCCGCCTATAAATCAACTGTTTTTTGCTGTTGCTGCGTTGTTTTCGGGAAAGAGTATTTTGGGTTCTGTGATTGTACTTCGTGTGATAATTATTCTGGCAGATATAGGAGTTCTTTACTTCGGAAGAAAAATATTAGAGAGATTGACTCTACCCGTAAAAAATATATTCTGGTATTTTCTAAATCCTTTTATAATCATTGAACTCACAGGAAACCTGCATTTTGAAGGTGTGATGCTTTTCTTTTTTGTGTGGGCGTTGCATTTAATCTTTAACGGAAAATGGTTTTGGGCGGCGGTTTTGATTGGACTTTCCGTTTCTGTGAAGTTGATTCCACTTTTGTTTTTGCCTTTATTTCTGAAATATTTCATAGATAAAAACAAAATCTCAAAAAATACTATTTTAAGCAACTTCAAAAAATTTAACTGGACAACCTTGCTGAAATTTTATACGATAATCGGGATAACGATAATAATAACTTTTCTACCTTTTCTTTCTTTGGAATTTATTCAGCATTTTTCAGCAACCATCGCTCTTTGGTTTCAAAATTTTGAGTTTAATGCAAGTGTTTATTATATAATTCGATGGATTGGTTTTCAGGTTGTTGGTTGGAATTTGATTGAAACCGTTGGGAAGATTCTTCCTGTTTTGGTGTTACTTTTTATTTTGGGACTTGCGTTCTTCAGAAAAAATAAAACTCCGCAACAACTAATTACTGCGATGCTTTTTGCAATTTCGTTCTACTTTCTATTTTCAACAACCGTGCATCCGTGGTACGTTGCAACTCCGCTTTTACTTTCGGTTTTTACAAAATATAAATTTCCGATTGTTTGGAGTTTTATGGTAATGTTAAGTTATTCAGCCTACGGAAAAGATGGATTTGATGAAAATCTTTGGTTGGTTGGTTTAGAATATTCTGTGGTTATTGGAGTTGCGGTTTGGGAGATATTTCAAACAAAAAATAGACCTGTCAGGTTTTAAAAAACTTAAAGCTCTAGGATATTTTACTTTTTCACTCTTTCAAGCCTATAAAAATCTTTACGTCTATCTTTTAAATTTCTAACTGCGCCAAATGTGTGAAGTTCTCTTAAAAGGTCTAAATCAACATCGGCAACTAAAATCATTTCGGTGTTTGGAGTTGCTTCCGCTTTTATTCCATTACTAGGAAAAGAGAAGTCGCAAGGAGTAAATACGGCGCTTTGGGCGTATTGAATATCCATATTATGCACCTTTGGTAAATTACCTACACTTCCCGCAATTGCTACGTAACATTCGTTTTCAACAGCTCTAGCTTGTGCGCATAAACGAACTCGCGAATATCCATTTTGGGTATCTGTCAGGAAAGGCACAAAAAGAATATCCATTCCTTCATCTGAAAGTAATCTAGAAAGTTCTGGAAATTCAGAATCGTAACAAATTAACACACCAATTTTTCCACAGTCGGTATCAAAAGTTTTTAAAGAATTTCCGTTTGCCATTCCCCAGACACGTTCTTCGTCTGGCGTTACGTGTATTTTTTCATAACGTTCAACGCTTCCGTCTCGGCGACATAAATAGCCTACGTTATATAGTTTTCCTCTAACTATTTCGGGCATACTGCCTGTAATAATATTAATGTTGTAAGAAATTGAAAGCTGTGATAATCGTTCTGTAATTTCTTTAGTGTATTTTGCTAATTCACGAATAGCATCTGGCTCGCTCATTTCGTTATATTTTGCCATGAGCGGCGCATTGAAAAATTCTGGAAACATTGCAAAATCGCAACGGTAACCAGCAACACTGTCTATAAAATACTCGGCTTGATGCATTAGTTCTTCCATACCAGCATAGCTCCGCATTTGCCATTGAATAAGGCCTAAACGCACAATACTTTTTATCTGCGATGGCTTTGGTTTCTTATCTGGTTTGGTGAAATAAATATTGTCCCATTCCATTAAAACCGCAAATTCGCCAGAGGCTTTATCACCTTCCAAATAGCCTTTCAATACTCTAACTGGATGAAAATCATTCGAAACCTGAAAATTTAAAACTGGATCATCAATCTGCTTGCGTTTTACTTTTTCAATGTATTGCTTTGGAGAAAGCTTATCGGAATGTAAGTGATAATTTGGCATTCTTCCTCCAAAGACAATACTTTTCAAATTTAAGTTTTCGCAAAGTTCCTTTCTGTAATCGTATAATCTTCTTCCTAAACGTAATCCTCTAAAATCTGGACGAATGAAAACGTCAATTCCATAGAGCACATCACCTTCAGGATCATGAATTTTAAATGTTGGATCATCAGTAACATCTTTGTAGGTATGTTTTTCGCCTAATTCATCAAAATCTACAATAATTGAAAGTGCACAGCCTGCAATTTCGCCATCGGCCATTATAACTACTTGACCTTCTGGGAAAATGTCTATTAAATTCCCAATTTCATTTATCTTCCAATAACTATTTGGCATCCCGCCATAGGATTGAATTGTTGCCTTCTTTAGAGCTTCATAGTCTTTTAAGGTTAAGAACTTTAATTCAATATTTTCAATTTTTTTTGGTTCCATATAATTGTTTGGAGGTAAGTTTCTAGTTAAAAATTCTTTCGTCGAAAGGAAAGTCGGTAATCTCAATAATTTTAATCTTCTTTATAGCTTCGTGATTCGGGTTCAAGAGATAATTGAAATCTCCCTTAACTACTGCTGAAGGCACTTTTAAAATGCAATGTTTTTTTGAATGAATAAAATCATCGCCAAGTATTTGAGTATTTGATCTTGGTGGATTAGTGTTCCAATCCATACCTAACAGCTTAATATCCAAGAATTCAATTTCAATAGAATCTGGAATGTCTAATTCAATCATCATATAATCGTCGGGTAAGGATGCCAAGCTTAAATGCACGATTACTTCAGCCATCGCCAATGCTCTGCTTTCTGCAGTATAAAGCATTTCTATACCTTTAGAATTCCATCGGTTGCCAAACTTAGCCGCACCAAACCCACTTAAGTCATCAGCATATTTTTTTCTGGATAGCCTAAAAACCCTCATTAAGCAAAAATACCGTGTTCTATCCTGTTAAGTTCTGCCATTACCATTTCTTTACCATAAGAATCTTTAATTAGCTCTCCAGGCTTATGACCATTTAACGAATAAGTAGGTGAATTTAACCACCTATAGAATTTTTCGGAAGAACCAAAAACTTCAATACCAAAGTTTGTAACCTCTGCAAGTTCAAAGATTTTTTCTGAATGAATTGGCTTAAAATAAAAGTTTTTATCATCCCGATATCTTTGTAAGGTTTTGGATGAAAGGTCTAAGTACTCAGCCCAATCTGCATCAGTAAACGGAGTAAATGATTTTATTTGACTAAAAATACTATAAGGAAGCCCTCTTCTGATTGCTTGAACTAATAACATTTTATCCTGAAAAAAATCTGCAAAAGAAATTTTTCTTGAAACATTGCCTATGTTTTTTACATAAACACTTAAAGACTCATTTACTTCATTAATTGCGATATTTTGTTCATCATAACTCATAGCAAATACATTTGTCTTCAAAATTACGACATTTGTCCTGATTAACAAAATTTTTAATGCAATTTTTTACATATCAAGCAAATACGCGAAAATTAAGGGAGCTACAATGGTAGCATCACTCTCAATAATGAACTTTGGAGTATCAATATCCAATTTTCCCCATGTTATTTTTTCATTCGGAACTGCGCCAGAATAACTACCAAAACTGGTTGTTGAATCACTAATTTGACAGAAATAGCTCCAAAATGGGGTTTCAGGACGCTCCATATCTTGATACAACATCGGCACTACACAAATTGGAAAATCACCAGCTATTCCTCCACCTATTTGGAAGAAACCAATTCCATTTTTGGAATTTTCTGTGTACCATTCTGCAAGAAAAGTCATATATTCAATTCCACTTTTCATTGTGGATGCTTTTAATTCTCCTTTCAAAACGTAGCTTGCAAAAATATTTCCCATCGTGCTATCTTCCCAACCCGGGCAGATTATTGGAAGATTTTTTTCAGCAGCGGCGTACATCCATGAATCTTTTAAATCTATTTCGTAATGTTCCTCCATTACACCGCTTAAAAGCAGTTTATACATATATTCGTGCGGAAGGTAGCGTTCGCCTTTTGCTTCGGCTTCTTTCCACAATTTCACGATGTGTTTTTGAATTCTTCTAAAGGCTTCTTCTTCTGGAATACAAGTATCCGTTACGCGGTTCATTCCTCTTTCAAGCAAATCCCATTCATCCTGCGGGGTTAAATCACGGTAATGTGGTACACGTTCGTAATGACTGTGCGCAACAAGATTCATAATATCTTCTTCAAGGTTTGCACCGGTACAAGAGATTATTTGCACTTTATCTTGACGAATCATTTCAGCAAAAATCTTTCCTAATTCTGCCGTACTCATTGCTCCTGCCAAAGAAACAAGCATTTTTGAACCTTTGTTCAATTGTGCCTCATATCCCTTTGCAGCATCTACTACCGCTGCGGCATTGAAGTGTAAATAATATTTTTCAATAAACTGGGAAATAGCTCCTTTGCTAGTACTCATCTTCTTCTGTATTAAATTTTGAAACGCCTTTTTTGGTTTCGTTAAAATTGTTTTCGTA comes from Aequorivita sublithincola DSM 14238 and encodes:
- a CDS encoding deoxyhypusine synthase family protein, translating into MSTSKGAISQFIEKYYLHFNAAAVVDAAKGYEAQLNKGSKMLVSLAGAMSTAELGKIFAEMIRQDKVQIISCTGANLEEDIMNLVAHSHYERVPHYRDLTPQDEWDLLERGMNRVTDTCIPEEEAFRRIQKHIVKLWKEAEAKGERYLPHEYMYKLLLSGVMEEHYEIDLKDSWMYAAAEKNLPIICPGWEDSTMGNIFASYVLKGELKASTMKSGIEYMTFLAEWYTENSKNGIGFFQIGGGIAGDFPICVVPMLYQDMERPETPFWSYFCQISDSTTSFGSYSGAVPNEKITWGKLDIDTPKFIIESDATIVAPLIFAYLLDM
- a CDS encoding bifunctional GNAT family N-acetyltransferase/carbon-nitrogen hydrolase family protein, with amino-acid sequence MEPKKIENIELKFLTLKDYEALKKATIQSYGGMPNSYWKINEIGNLIDIFPEGQVVIMADGEIAGCALSIIVDFDELGEKHTYKDVTDDPTFKIHDPEGDVLYGIDVFIRPDFRGLRLGRRLYDYRKELCENLNLKSIVFGGRMPNYHLHSDKLSPKQYIEKVKRKQIDDPVLNFQVSNDFHPVRVLKGYLEGDKASGEFAVLMEWDNIYFTKPDKKPKPSQIKSIVRLGLIQWQMRSYAGMEELMHQAEYFIDSVAGYRCDFAMFPEFFNAPLMAKYNEMSEPDAIRELAKYTKEITERLSQLSISYNINIITGSMPEIVRGKLYNVGYLCRRDGSVERYEKIHVTPDEERVWGMANGNSLKTFDTDCGKIGVLICYDSEFPELSRLLSDEGMDILFVPFLTDTQNGYSRVRLCAQARAVENECYVAIAGSVGNLPKVHNMDIQYAQSAVFTPCDFSFPSNGIKAEATPNTEMILVADVDLDLLRELHTFGAVRNLKDRRKDFYRLERVKK
- a CDS encoding RES family NAD+ phosphorylase, which encodes MRVFRLSRKKYADDLSGFGAAKFGNRWNSKGIEMLYTAESRALAMAEVIVHLSLASLPDDYMMIELDIPDSIEIEFLDIKLLGMDWNTNPPRSNTQILGDDFIHSKKHCILKVPSAVVKGDFNYLLNPNHEAIKKIKIIEITDFPFDERIFN
- the parS gene encoding type II RES/Xre toxin-antitoxin system antitoxin; amino-acid sequence: MKTNVFAMSYDEQNIAINEVNESLSVYVKNIGNVSRKISFADFFQDKMLLVQAIRRGLPYSIFSQIKSFTPFTDADWAEYLDLSSKTLQRYRDDKNFYFKPIHSEKIFELAEVTNFGIEVFGSSEKFYRWLNSPTYSLNGHKPGELIKDSYGKEMVMAELNRIEHGIFA
- a CDS encoding glycosyltransferase 87 family protein encodes the protein MKFLKLNKIPLLFAIVSIAFYISFGYDLERSHFVRLISLYSALFFIAYLFIEKFFPKHRENFWFLASLGIVLRLIFIPAIPNLSQDFYRFLWDGRLLAQGISPYVFTPEIYFKEVSESLGVIVSQANELYEGMGALNASHFSNYPPINQLFFAVAALFSGKSILGSVIVLRVIIILADIGVLYFGRKILERLTLPVKNIFWYFLNPFIIIELTGNLHFEGVMLFFFVWALHLIFNGKWFWAAVLIGLSVSVKLIPLLFLPLFLKYFIDKNKISKNTILSNFKKFNWTTLLKFYTIIGITIIITFLPFLSLEFIQHFSATIALWFQNFEFNASVYYIIRWIGFQVVGWNLIETVGKILPVLVLLFILGLAFFRKNKTPQQLITAMLFAISFYFLFSTTVHPWYVATPLLLSVFTKYKFPIVWSFMVMLSYSAYGKDGFDENLWLVGLEYSVVIGVAVWEIFQTKNRPVRF